From a region of the Myxococcus fulvus genome:
- a CDS encoding myxosortase-dependent M36 family metallopeptidase, with amino-acid sequence MRRLVAKLSGLALVLSGTGSFARTLPNYDAYLEAKPAEPKSAKPKSAAGDTSARVSLPAAGSSAPRFIWARTTDAQKSQRAKLAKMAPEAAALSQLKDYASDFGLRSFEDAGARVTSVKLLGNARLVTLTQELGGVEVFRNNVTVLLDKGNSVVGLSGALSEHVSTSPVPERLAFKGNASAAIAAAYQDVTGTRLDASLLAQVKSARPGDRYTHFSLATYARPLEEGLRVPARARPVYYAFEDRLVPAYYVEVQSGREDSLEWDAYSYVISATDGQVLMRKNMREEAAFSYRAFADTTPPYTPHDGPAGTNASPHPDGAPTGFRPAFVPPALITLQNAPFSRNDPWLPADATVTTGNNVDAYADLVAPPRFSAGDLRPTVTAPGVFDRTMQFDMRPNINDEQIAAATTSLFFVNNWLHDWYYDSGFDESTGNAQTDNFGRGGIGGDPVLAEAQDYSGTNNANMSTPADGASPVMQMYVFNAERFATLTVTAPAEVAGSVPVGIAMDMGPQGFDLTLPAVNALDAVGPGSTDRDGCSPLTNAAEVAGKIAIIDRGGPAECSFVVKAQNAEAAGAAAVIIANNVAGAVANLGGSSRTVGIPVVLITLPDATRIRNAAGLTLHLNRTATYRPDGTVDNFIVAHEWGHYISNRLVQNAAGLTNNQGRAMGEGWADFHGLLMITRPEDIQVDSNANWMGAYGPGEFATRAISLDSAFYGIRRVAYSSDMAKNALTFRHIMNGVPLPTTAPISPSASVNAQVHNSGEIWATMLWEAYTSLLRAHPFEDAQARMKRYLVTGYMLTPAAPTYSEARNALIAAAEANDPEDAQRFWVAFAKRGMGPGAISPPRGSTTHAGVVESFKVGASLEFVALTLADDSPTGSCDRDGVLDNGETGRLVLTVINNGSVPASASTATVISPTRGITLGNNGVVTIPALGSFEQATVSVPVTLTDAAPSTVAEFIVALRDPDHANPGDVVASMAATTNYNEAPATSTTETVQSNILLLPWELETAEGGGITEQYFSFTTLDTRGLNRAFLGQAAGRPTDFWLKSPELNVAETGNLIVRFDHAYQFETGANPTIYYDGAVIELTQDGGQTWVDIGAPLYGGTLNTAAGIINNLQGRQAIVGTSAGFPNLVAATLNLGTTYAGKTVQLRFRIGTDNATGTTGWAIDNIAFTGITNTPFTSLVADTGTCFNRPPVTNAGPDLTVDERTLVTVEGSGTDADGDSLTFQWTRVSGAAVVLSGATTPTVTFTAPEVAVDSNIVLRLTVSDGTQTTSDNVTVRVRNVNRAPMVNAGLDGSADERATVTLSGSATDADNDALTYLWTQVSGTPVAIASYTTPTATFVAPEVTGDETLSFRLTVSDGKTSANDTVNVVIHPANRAPVVTATSVTVNERSTATLSAVASDADGDTLTYAWTQLTGTTVTLDNANTATATFATGEVAANAVLTFRVTVSDGAASATQDVSVDVLNVNRAPTVNAGLDGTVAARATATLSGSASDEDGDTLSYTWVQTAGTPVALSAATSAVATFTAPDLSAAETLTFRLTVSDGSVIASDTVDVQVTPSPIPNQDPVAKARIIVNGSQTSLTLDGSESSDPDGDALTYKWEQTGGPSVTLNDSTRAVLSVDVPDLEGESATFSFKLTVKDPSGASHSVTVQATAKPDEGGGCSSTGAGAPAGMLALALLSLLHRRRRVS; translated from the coding sequence GTGAGAAGGTTGGTTGCCAAGCTGTCCGGCCTGGCGCTGGTACTTTCGGGTACCGGTTCCTTCGCTCGGACGCTGCCGAACTACGACGCATACCTGGAAGCCAAGCCCGCGGAGCCCAAGTCCGCGAAGCCCAAGTCCGCGGCGGGTGACACGAGTGCGCGTGTCTCGCTGCCCGCGGCAGGCTCGAGTGCTCCTCGCTTCATCTGGGCCCGGACCACGGACGCGCAGAAGTCGCAGCGTGCGAAGCTCGCGAAGATGGCGCCCGAAGCCGCGGCGCTGTCGCAGCTCAAGGACTACGCCTCCGACTTCGGCCTGCGCTCCTTCGAGGACGCTGGCGCGCGCGTCACCTCCGTGAAGCTCCTGGGCAACGCCCGGCTCGTCACGCTGACGCAGGAGCTCGGCGGCGTCGAGGTGTTCCGCAACAACGTGACGGTGCTGCTCGACAAGGGCAACTCGGTGGTGGGCCTGTCCGGCGCGCTGTCCGAGCACGTCTCCACCAGCCCCGTTCCCGAGCGCCTGGCGTTCAAGGGGAACGCGAGCGCCGCCATCGCCGCCGCGTACCAGGACGTCACCGGCACGCGCCTGGACGCGAGCCTGCTGGCGCAGGTCAAGAGCGCCCGACCCGGAGACCGGTACACGCACTTCTCGCTCGCGACCTATGCGCGTCCCCTCGAGGAGGGGCTGCGCGTCCCGGCCCGTGCCCGGCCGGTCTACTACGCGTTCGAGGACCGGCTCGTCCCCGCGTACTACGTGGAGGTGCAGAGCGGGCGTGAGGACAGCCTCGAGTGGGATGCGTACTCGTACGTCATCTCCGCCACGGACGGTCAGGTCCTGATGCGCAAGAACATGCGCGAGGAGGCCGCCTTCAGCTACCGCGCGTTCGCGGACACCACGCCTCCTTACACGCCGCATGACGGCCCCGCGGGCACCAACGCCAGCCCGCACCCGGACGGCGCGCCCACCGGCTTCCGCCCGGCCTTCGTGCCCCCCGCGCTCATCACGCTGCAGAACGCGCCCTTCAGCCGGAATGATCCGTGGCTGCCCGCGGACGCGACGGTGACGACGGGAAACAACGTGGACGCCTACGCGGACCTGGTGGCGCCCCCGCGCTTCTCCGCGGGCGACCTGCGGCCCACCGTCACCGCGCCCGGCGTGTTCGACCGGACGATGCAGTTCGACATGCGGCCCAACATCAACGACGAGCAGATCGCGGCCGCGACCACCAGCCTGTTCTTCGTGAACAACTGGCTGCACGACTGGTACTACGACTCCGGCTTCGACGAGTCGACGGGCAACGCGCAGACCGACAACTTCGGTCGCGGCGGCATCGGCGGTGACCCGGTCCTCGCGGAGGCGCAGGACTACAGCGGCACCAACAACGCCAACATGTCGACGCCGGCGGACGGCGCCTCGCCCGTCATGCAGATGTACGTCTTCAACGCGGAGCGCTTCGCGACGTTGACGGTGACGGCGCCCGCCGAGGTCGCGGGCAGTGTCCCCGTGGGCATCGCGATGGACATGGGGCCGCAGGGCTTCGACCTGACGCTGCCCGCCGTCAACGCGCTGGACGCGGTGGGCCCCGGCTCGACGGACCGCGATGGCTGCAGCCCCCTCACCAACGCCGCGGAGGTGGCGGGGAAGATCGCCATCATCGACCGTGGCGGCCCCGCCGAGTGCTCCTTCGTCGTGAAGGCGCAGAACGCGGAGGCGGCCGGCGCCGCGGCCGTCATCATCGCCAACAACGTGGCGGGCGCGGTCGCGAACCTCGGCGGCTCCTCCAGGACGGTGGGCATCCCGGTGGTGCTCATCACGCTCCCGGATGCGACCCGCATCCGCAACGCGGCGGGCCTGACGCTGCACCTCAACCGCACGGCGACGTATCGGCCGGACGGCACGGTCGACAACTTCATCGTGGCCCACGAGTGGGGTCACTACATCAGCAACCGCCTCGTCCAGAACGCCGCGGGCCTCACCAACAACCAGGGCCGCGCGATGGGCGAGGGCTGGGCGGACTTCCACGGCCTGCTGATGATCACCCGGCCCGAGGACATCCAGGTGGACTCCAACGCCAACTGGATGGGCGCCTACGGCCCGGGCGAGTTCGCCACGCGCGCCATCTCCCTGGACAGCGCCTTCTACGGCATCCGCCGGGTGGCGTACTCGTCGGACATGGCGAAGAACGCGCTGACGTTCCGCCACATCATGAACGGGGTGCCGCTGCCCACCACCGCGCCCATCTCGCCGAGCGCCAGCGTCAACGCGCAGGTCCACAACTCGGGTGAGATCTGGGCCACCATGCTCTGGGAGGCGTACACGTCCCTGCTGCGGGCCCACCCGTTCGAGGACGCCCAGGCGCGCATGAAGCGCTACCTGGTCACCGGCTACATGCTGACGCCGGCCGCGCCGACCTACAGCGAGGCGCGCAACGCCCTCATCGCCGCCGCCGAGGCGAATGATCCCGAGGACGCGCAGCGCTTCTGGGTGGCCTTCGCCAAGCGCGGCATGGGCCCGGGCGCCATCTCCCCGCCGCGCGGCTCCACCACGCACGCGGGAGTCGTCGAGAGCTTCAAGGTCGGCGCCTCGCTCGAGTTCGTGGCGCTCACGCTCGCGGACGACTCTCCGACCGGCTCGTGTGATCGCGATGGCGTGCTCGACAATGGCGAGACGGGCCGCCTGGTCCTGACGGTCATCAACAATGGCTCGGTGCCGGCGAGCGCGAGCACCGCCACGGTCATCTCCCCGACGCGGGGGATCACCCTCGGCAACAACGGGGTCGTCACCATCCCCGCGCTGGGCTCCTTCGAGCAGGCGACGGTGTCCGTGCCCGTGACGCTGACGGACGCGGCGCCCAGCACGGTCGCGGAGTTCATCGTCGCCCTGCGGGATCCCGACCACGCGAACCCCGGAGACGTGGTCGCCTCGATGGCCGCCACGACGAACTACAACGAGGCGCCGGCGACCAGCACCACGGAGACGGTCCAGTCCAACATCCTCCTGCTGCCCTGGGAGCTGGAGACCGCCGAGGGTGGAGGCATCACCGAGCAGTACTTCTCCTTCACCACCTTGGACACGCGTGGCTTGAACCGCGCGTTTCTCGGCCAGGCGGCGGGTCGGCCCACGGACTTCTGGCTCAAGTCGCCGGAGCTGAACGTGGCGGAGACGGGCAACCTCATCGTCCGGTTCGACCATGCCTACCAGTTCGAGACGGGCGCCAACCCCACCATCTACTACGACGGCGCAGTCATCGAGCTGACCCAGGATGGCGGGCAGACGTGGGTGGACATTGGCGCACCGCTCTATGGCGGCACGCTGAACACCGCCGCGGGCATCATCAACAACCTCCAGGGGCGCCAGGCCATCGTCGGCACGAGCGCGGGCTTCCCGAACCTCGTGGCCGCCACGCTGAACCTGGGCACCACGTACGCGGGCAAGACGGTGCAGCTGCGCTTCCGCATCGGCACCGACAACGCCACTGGCACGACGGGTTGGGCCATCGACAACATCGCCTTCACCGGCATCACCAACACCCCGTTCACCAGCCTGGTGGCGGACACGGGCACCTGCTTCAACCGTCCTCCCGTCACCAACGCGGGTCCTGACCTGACGGTGGACGAGCGCACGCTCGTCACGGTGGAGGGCAGCGGCACCGATGCCGACGGCGATTCGCTCACGTTCCAGTGGACGCGCGTGTCCGGCGCGGCGGTGGTGCTGTCCGGCGCGACCACGCCGACGGTCACCTTCACGGCGCCCGAAGTGGCGGTTGACTCGAACATCGTCCTGCGGCTGACCGTCAGCGACGGCACCCAGACGACCTCCGACAACGTCACGGTGCGCGTGCGCAACGTCAACCGGGCTCCCATGGTGAACGCGGGCCTGGACGGCTCGGCCGACGAGCGCGCCACCGTCACCCTGTCCGGCTCCGCGACGGACGCGGACAACGATGCGCTCACGTACCTCTGGACGCAGGTGTCCGGTACGCCCGTGGCCATCGCCAGCTACACGACGCCGACGGCGACCTTCGTCGCGCCCGAGGTGACGGGGGACGAGACGCTGTCCTTCCGCCTCACGGTGTCCGACGGCAAGACCAGCGCGAACGACACGGTGAACGTGGTCATCCACCCCGCCAACCGCGCGCCGGTGGTGACGGCGACGTCGGTGACGGTGAACGAGCGCAGCACGGCCACGCTCTCGGCCGTGGCCTCGGACGCGGACGGCGACACGCTGACGTACGCCTGGACGCAGCTGACCGGCACGACGGTGACGCTGGACAACGCCAACACGGCGACGGCCACGTTCGCCACGGGTGAGGTGGCCGCCAACGCCGTCCTCACCTTCCGCGTGACGGTGTCCGACGGGGCGGCCTCCGCCACCCAGGACGTGTCGGTGGACGTGCTCAACGTCAACCGCGCTCCGACGGTGAACGCGGGGCTGGATGGCACCGTGGCCGCGCGCGCCACGGCCACGCTGAGTGGCTCGGCGAGCGACGAGGACGGTGACACGCTCTCGTACACGTGGGTGCAGACGGCGGGTACTCCGGTGGCGCTGTCGGCTGCCACGTCCGCCGTGGCCACCTTCACGGCGCCGGACCTGTCGGCCGCCGAGACGCTGACGTTCCGCCTGACGGTGAGCGATGGCAGCGTCATCGCCAGCGACACGGTGGACGTGCAGGTCACCCCGTCGCCGATTCCGAACCAGGACCCGGTGGCGAAGGCCCGCATCATCGTCAATGGTTCCCAGACGTCGCTGACGCTCGACGGCTCGGAGTCCAGCGACCCGGATGGCGATGCCCTGACGTACAAGTGGGAGCAGACGGGTGGCCCGAGCGTCACGCTCAACGACTCCACCCGCGCGGTGCTCAGCGTGGACGTGCCGGACCTGGAGGGGGAGAGCGCCACCTTCTCCTTCAAGCTGACGGTGAAGGACCCCAGCGGCGCCTCGCACAGCGTCACCGTGCAGGCGACGGCCAAGCCGGACGAGGGCGGGGGTTGCTCCTCCACGGGCGCGGGTGCTCCGGCGGGCATGCTGGCCCTGGCGCTCCTCAGCCTGCTGCACCGTCGTCGCCGCGTGAGCTGA
- a CDS encoding cation:proton antiporter, whose protein sequence is MPQLATATAPFLQEIVVLILAGALMAYVGHRFRLVPIVGFLLAGALIGPNALKLVKDLELVNSAAELGVILLLFSIGLEFSLEKLVRLQKLLFGGGGLQVGLSSVGMMGLLMLFGVAWRPALFTGFLVALSSTAIVLKLLGDRGESSSDVGQVSLGLLIFQDLAVVMMVLLVPVLAGKGDTPLHFLGAFGKALGIIVAVLVVARRLMPRLLEVVARTCSPELFLLTVIAVCFGTAYLTSLAGVSVSLGAFLAGLVVSESRFSEHAFGEILPLQILFSATFFVSVGMLLDVGFLVEHLPEVLLAIVAVLLVKVLTTGIAVLALGYRVPVAVESALLLAQVGEFSFVLERSGRRLGLFPAGLEEGSQAFIAATVMLMVLTPLLSRLGGWAQGRLTRKVHRAVAQAGPTTDEAEALAAESFARYENHVIIAGYGDGARRLARVLRGSGIPFLVSTLSPPGANEAEAEGMAVLRGDYARQRTLRVAGVQRAKLLLVVDDDAAMAHRVVAVARMENPTLRLVARVRAVADVEPLREAGADVVVCEELESLVAVLSSVLEDYRQSPEAIEGHEDSVRRSGYAALRLSGALEKPLLVCALEQDCLSSRRVSVRPGAPIVGLPVSALIERAGGALGVLELRRDDVPLNSVTPHTVFEAGDELVLKGAADAFERCAELFRTPAPEGLEMEPMPAAPRTSAELIDTQATLEFLPKPGTGPCGHLDRLRPVRPRTRGCEECLKLHDTWVHLRLCMTCGHVGCCDDSKNKHATRHFHESDHPIIRSLEPGERWGWCYVDKVQLDSEPPART, encoded by the coding sequence ATGCCCCAGCTCGCTACCGCCACCGCGCCGTTCCTGCAGGAAATCGTGGTGCTGATCCTCGCCGGAGCGCTCATGGCCTATGTCGGCCATCGCTTCCGGCTGGTGCCCATCGTCGGCTTCCTGCTCGCCGGCGCGCTGATTGGCCCCAACGCGCTGAAGCTGGTGAAGGACCTGGAGCTGGTGAACTCGGCCGCGGAGCTGGGCGTCATCCTGCTCCTGTTCAGCATCGGCCTGGAGTTCAGCCTGGAGAAGCTGGTCCGGCTCCAGAAGCTCCTGTTCGGCGGTGGCGGCCTCCAGGTGGGCCTGTCGTCCGTGGGGATGATGGGCCTGCTGATGCTGTTCGGCGTGGCATGGCGGCCCGCGCTCTTCACGGGCTTCCTGGTGGCACTGTCCTCCACCGCCATCGTCCTCAAGCTGCTGGGAGACCGGGGCGAGTCGTCCTCGGACGTGGGGCAGGTGTCCCTGGGGCTGCTCATCTTCCAGGACCTGGCCGTGGTGATGATGGTGCTGCTCGTGCCCGTGCTGGCGGGGAAGGGCGACACGCCGCTCCACTTCCTGGGGGCCTTCGGCAAGGCGCTGGGCATCATCGTCGCGGTGCTCGTGGTGGCGCGCAGGTTGATGCCCAGGCTCCTCGAGGTGGTGGCGCGCACGTGCTCACCGGAGCTGTTCCTGCTCACCGTCATCGCCGTGTGCTTCGGCACCGCGTACCTCACCAGCCTCGCGGGGGTGAGCGTGTCGCTGGGCGCCTTCCTCGCGGGGCTGGTGGTCAGCGAGAGCCGCTTCAGCGAGCACGCCTTCGGAGAAATCCTCCCGCTGCAGATCCTCTTCAGCGCCACGTTCTTCGTCTCCGTCGGCATGCTGCTCGACGTGGGCTTCCTCGTGGAGCACCTGCCCGAGGTGCTCCTGGCCATCGTCGCCGTGCTCCTGGTGAAGGTCCTCACCACGGGCATCGCCGTGCTGGCGCTCGGCTACCGCGTGCCGGTGGCGGTGGAGAGCGCGCTGCTGTTGGCCCAGGTGGGTGAGTTCTCCTTCGTGCTGGAGCGCAGCGGTCGTCGGCTGGGGCTGTTCCCCGCGGGGCTGGAGGAGGGCTCGCAGGCGTTCATCGCCGCCACCGTGATGCTGATGGTCCTCACGCCGCTGCTGTCACGACTGGGCGGCTGGGCCCAGGGGCGGCTCACCCGCAAGGTCCACCGCGCCGTGGCGCAGGCCGGCCCCACCACGGACGAGGCGGAGGCGCTCGCGGCCGAGTCCTTCGCCCGCTACGAGAACCACGTCATCATCGCGGGCTACGGAGATGGGGCGCGCAGGCTCGCGCGCGTGCTGCGCGGCTCGGGCATTCCCTTCCTTGTCTCCACGCTGAGTCCACCGGGCGCGAACGAGGCGGAGGCCGAGGGCATGGCGGTGCTCCGCGGTGACTACGCTCGACAGCGCACCCTGCGCGTCGCGGGGGTCCAGCGCGCCAAGCTCCTGCTCGTCGTGGATGACGACGCGGCCATGGCCCACCGCGTGGTCGCCGTCGCGCGGATGGAGAACCCGACGCTGCGACTCGTCGCCCGTGTGCGCGCCGTGGCGGACGTGGAGCCGCTGCGCGAGGCCGGCGCGGACGTCGTGGTCTGCGAGGAGCTGGAGAGCCTGGTGGCCGTGCTGTCGTCGGTGCTCGAGGACTACCGCCAGTCACCCGAGGCCATCGAGGGCCACGAGGACTCTGTCCGCCGCTCGGGCTACGCGGCGCTGCGGCTGTCCGGCGCGCTGGAGAAGCCGCTGCTCGTCTGCGCGCTGGAGCAGGACTGTCTCAGCTCTCGCCGCGTGTCGGTCCGTCCGGGCGCGCCCATCGTGGGGCTCCCGGTGTCGGCGCTCATCGAACGCGCGGGCGGCGCCCTCGGGGTCCTGGAGCTGCGACGAGACGACGTACCGCTGAACTCCGTCACGCCCCACACCGTGTTCGAGGCCGGGGACGAGCTCGTGCTCAAGGGCGCCGCGGATGCCTTCGAGCGTTGCGCCGAGCTGTTCCGCACGCCCGCGCCCGAGGGGCTCGAGATGGAGCCCATGCCCGCCGCGCCGCGCACGTCGGCGGAGCTCATCGACACGCAGGCCACCCTCGAGTTCCTGCCGAAGCCGGGCACGGGGCCTTGTGGTCATCTCGACCGGCTGCGGCCCGTGCGACCGAGGACCCGTGGGTGCGAGGAGTGTCTGAAGCTCCACGACACCTGGGTGCACCTGCGGCTGTGCATGACGTGCGGCCACGTGGGGTGCTGCGACGACTCGAAGAACAAGCACGCGACGCGGCACTTCCACGAGTCGGACCACCCCATCATCCGCTCACTGGAGCCCGGCGAGCGCTGGGGCTGGTGCTACGTGGACAAGGTCCAGCTCGACAGCGAGCCGCCCGCGCGCACGTAG
- a CDS encoding patatin-like phospholipase family protein: MASNLTLLAGPDALRLLRARGLRGDDVDVVPGASGGPKWLVLAGLDRALFGGLFQGRTRPLHLIGSSIGSWRLACLAQKDPVAALHRFEAAYIDQRYPPKPSPALVSETSERILDALLGDDGVEEILRHPWARLHVVTALCKGPLGMEHPRVQLLGLALCAMGNVVSRRSLSLHLRRVIFDTAGDTSPFVGQKDLPSVHLPLTKENLKPALIASGSIPLVLSGVRIPGAQTGVYRDGGVIDYHLDLDFGAGEGLVLYPHFYPYVVPGWFDKALRWRRAKPLNFRRALLISPSPELVARLPGGRIPDRADFERMSDTARIRAWNQVVSESERMGDELQELMTTGRLAEHVQPL; the protein is encoded by the coding sequence ATGGCATCGAACCTGACGCTTCTGGCGGGCCCCGACGCACTGCGGCTCCTGCGCGCGCGTGGCCTGCGTGGTGACGACGTCGACGTCGTTCCTGGGGCCTCCGGAGGTCCCAAGTGGCTGGTGCTCGCGGGGCTGGACCGGGCGCTCTTCGGTGGGCTCTTCCAGGGGCGCACGCGTCCACTGCACCTGATTGGCAGCTCCATCGGCAGCTGGCGGCTGGCGTGTCTGGCGCAGAAGGACCCGGTCGCCGCGCTGCATCGCTTCGAGGCGGCGTACATCGACCAGCGCTATCCGCCCAAGCCCTCCCCCGCCCTGGTGAGTGAGACGAGCGAGCGGATCCTGGACGCGCTCCTGGGCGATGACGGCGTGGAGGAGATCCTCCGCCACCCGTGGGCCCGGCTGCACGTGGTCACCGCGCTCTGCAAGGGACCGCTGGGCATGGAGCACCCGCGCGTGCAACTGCTCGGGCTGGCGCTGTGCGCCATGGGCAACGTGGTGAGCCGCCGGAGCCTGAGCCTGCATCTGCGGCGCGTCATCTTCGACACGGCGGGCGACACCAGCCCCTTCGTGGGACAGAAGGACTTGCCCTCGGTCCACCTGCCGTTGACGAAGGAGAACCTGAAGCCGGCGCTCATCGCGTCGGGCTCCATTCCATTGGTGCTCAGCGGCGTGCGCATCCCCGGCGCGCAGACGGGCGTGTACCGGGACGGGGGCGTCATCGACTACCACCTGGACCTGGACTTCGGCGCGGGCGAGGGCCTGGTGCTCTATCCGCACTTCTATCCGTACGTGGTGCCGGGCTGGTTCGACAAGGCGCTGCGCTGGCGACGGGCGAAGCCGCTGAACTTCCGCAGGGCCCTGCTCATCTCCCCTTCCCCGGAGCTGGTGGCGCGCCTGCCCGGAGGGCGGATTCCGGACCGCGCCGACTTCGAGCGCATGAGCGACACCGCGCGCATCCGCGCCTGGAACCAGGTGGTCTCCGAGAGCGAGCGCATGGGCGACGAGCTCCAGGAGCTGATGACCACGGGCAGGCTCGCCGAGCACGTGCAGCCGCTCTGA
- a CDS encoding amidase translates to MKKLPPSEWNLSRRAFLGGTAAATALAALDASASPDATKSLPAPFELEEATVADLQAGMREGKYTAHGLTERYLSRIAALDRSGPLPLSSVIEVNPDALAIAQALDEERKSKGARGPLHGIPVLLKDNIATTDRMQTTAGSLSLVGAVPSREAFLVAKLRAAGAVILGKTNLSEWANFRSTRSASGWSGRGGQCRNPYALDRTPSGSSSGSGAATSANFCAVSVGTETDGSIVSPSSACSLVGLKPTVGLVSRAGIIPISQSQDTAGPMTRTVADAAVLLTVLAGIDPADAATAHSEGHTGLDYTKFLDADGLKGARIGVPREHYYGYHAATDALAEQALEVMRSKGAIIIDPAPIPNVAKLQEHEFEVMLYEFKAGTEAWLASLGDKTKLRTLADLIRYNEEHSDRELPYFGQELFRQAQARGPLTDAKYRKALAACRKLSREQGLDAVMRKHRLDALVAPTEAPPSLIDLVNGDHWLGSSSTPAAVSGYATLTVPAGYVRGLPVGLSFIGQAWSEPTLLKLAYAYEQATRHRRPPGFLPTAELRLLAGR, encoded by the coding sequence ATGAAAAAGCTCCCGCCCTCCGAATGGAACCTGAGCCGTCGTGCCTTCCTCGGTGGCACGGCCGCGGCCACCGCGCTGGCCGCGCTCGACGCCTCGGCGAGCCCGGACGCGACGAAGTCCCTGCCCGCGCCGTTCGAGCTGGAAGAGGCCACCGTCGCCGACCTCCAGGCCGGCATGCGCGAGGGGAAGTACACCGCGCACGGCCTCACCGAGCGCTACCTGTCGCGCATCGCCGCCCTGGACCGCTCGGGCCCGCTGCCGCTGTCCTCCGTCATCGAGGTGAACCCGGACGCGCTCGCCATCGCCCAGGCCCTGGATGAAGAGCGCAAGAGCAAGGGCGCGCGTGGACCGCTCCACGGCATCCCCGTGCTGCTCAAGGACAACATCGCCACGACGGACCGGATGCAGACGACGGCGGGCTCGCTCTCGCTCGTCGGCGCGGTGCCTTCACGCGAGGCGTTCCTCGTCGCGAAGCTCCGCGCGGCCGGCGCCGTCATCCTCGGCAAGACGAACCTCAGTGAGTGGGCCAACTTCCGCTCCACGCGCTCGGCGAGCGGCTGGAGCGGACGGGGAGGGCAGTGCCGCAATCCGTACGCGCTGGACCGGACGCCGTCGGGCTCCAGCTCCGGCTCGGGCGCGGCCACCTCGGCCAACTTCTGCGCCGTGTCCGTGGGCACGGAGACGGATGGCTCCATCGTGTCCCCGTCCTCGGCGTGCTCGCTGGTGGGGCTCAAGCCGACGGTGGGGCTCGTCAGCCGCGCGGGCATCATCCCCATCTCCCAGAGCCAGGACACCGCGGGGCCCATGACGCGCACGGTGGCGGACGCCGCTGTTCTGCTCACGGTGCTCGCGGGCATCGACCCCGCGGACGCGGCGACCGCGCACAGCGAGGGCCACACCGGGCTCGACTACACGAAGTTCCTCGACGCCGACGGACTCAAGGGCGCGCGCATCGGCGTCCCGCGCGAGCACTACTACGGCTACCACGCCGCCACGGACGCGCTCGCGGAGCAGGCCCTGGAGGTCATGCGGTCCAAGGGCGCCATCATCATCGACCCGGCGCCCATCCCCAATGTGGCGAAGCTCCAGGAGCACGAGTTCGAGGTGATGCTGTACGAGTTCAAGGCCGGCACGGAGGCCTGGCTCGCGAGCCTGGGCGACAAGACGAAGCTGCGCACGCTCGCGGACCTCATCCGCTACAACGAGGAGCACTCGGACCGGGAGCTGCCGTACTTCGGTCAGGAGCTGTTCCGTCAGGCCCAGGCGCGCGGGCCGCTCACCGACGCGAAGTACCGCAAGGCGCTGGCCGCGTGCCGCAAGCTGTCGCGCGAGCAGGGCCTGGACGCGGTGATGCGCAAGCACCGCCTGGACGCGCTCGTCGCGCCCACCGAGGCGCCTCCCAGCCTCATCGACCTGGTGAACGGCGACCACTGGCTGGGCAGCAGCTCCACGCCCGCCGCCGTCTCCGGCTACGCCACCCTCACCGTGCCCGCGGGCTACGTGCGCGGGCTGCCCGTGGGGCTGTCCTTCATCGGTCAGGCCTGGAGCGAGCCCACGCTGCTCAAGCTCGCCTACGCCTACGAGCAGGCCACCCGCCACCGACGTCCGCCCGGCTTCCTGCCCACCGCCGAGCTGCGGCTGCTCGCCGGGCGCTGA
- a CDS encoding DUF1330 domain-containing protein translates to MAVDPQGNDIQRFLQEDPGGPLVMMNLVKFKEGGRASFAEYANAVMPFMLKAGAQPLYAGDCSTPLVAEPGQTWDAVMLVRYPSRAAFLQMVSDPEYQRFNHLRTAALHEAVMQATLPWAASP, encoded by the coding sequence GTGGCCGTCGATCCGCAGGGCAATGACATCCAGCGCTTTCTCCAGGAAGACCCCGGCGGTCCCCTGGTGATGATGAACCTGGTGAAGTTCAAGGAGGGAGGCCGCGCCTCGTTCGCCGAGTACGCGAACGCCGTGATGCCCTTCATGCTGAAGGCAGGCGCGCAGCCGCTGTACGCGGGCGACTGCTCCACCCCGTTGGTGGCCGAGCCGGGCCAGACGTGGGACGCGGTGATGCTGGTGCGCTACCCCAGCCGCGCCGCCTTCCTGCAGATGGTGAGCGACCCGGAGTACCAGCGCTTCAACCACCTGCGCACCGCCGCGCTGCATGAGGCGGTGATGCAGGCGACGCTGCCGTGGGCCGCGTCGCCCTGA